One Odontesthes bonariensis isolate fOdoBon6 chromosome 17, fOdoBon6.hap1, whole genome shotgun sequence genomic window carries:
- the fam167b gene encoding protein FAM167B has translation MNPTDLPNAASIDFKEFGEESSEGDTEDLDSLKALTEKLKLQTRRPSYLEWQERVQSRSWKEINSADSPDSGGPDVPMPAVLRNENSELVTRNFCGFDTIDDALEFLRKELREMQVQDNRLARQLISLRVEIHRLKVEQVCDRHKEMLDDATYELEECGEESDLLCDIPMKAAFALSTPLKHLGLTKMNINSRRFSLC, from the exons ATGAATCCTACAGATTTGCCCAATGCTGCATCGATAGATTTCAAAGAGTTTGGAGAGGAGTCCTCGGAGGGAGACACGGAGGATCTTGACAGCCTCAAGGCACTGACGGAGAAACTGAAGTTACAGACGCGCCGACCATCCTATCTGGAGTGGCAGGAGCGGGTGCAGAGTCGCTCGTGGAAGGAGATAAATTCTGCAGACAGTCCGGACTCTGGTGGACCAGACGTTCCCATGCCTGCAGTTTTGAGAAACGAGAACTCAGAGCTGGTTACGCGCAACTTCTGTGGCTTTGATACCATTGATGATGCTTTGGAGTTTCTGAGAAAAGAGCTG AGGGAGATGCAAGTCCAGGACAACCGTTTGGCCCGTCAGCTGATCAGTCTCCGGGTGGAGATCCACCGGCTGAAAGTGGAGCAGGTCTGTGACCGACACAAGGAGATGCTGGACGATGCAACGTACGAGCTGGAGGAGTGCGGGGAGGAGTCTGAcctgctgtgtgacatcccCATGAAGGCCGCATTTGCCCTGTCCACCCCTCTGAAACACCTGGGGCTGACCAAGATGAACATCAACTCCAGACGTTTCTCTCTGTGTTAA
- the LOC142366917 gene encoding myotubularin-related protein 9 isoform X2, whose protein sequence is MEFSEHIKTANVEDVELRQPLHPPSRGTLCITGHHLLFSDREEGSSRQVLLLLRNIDAIEKRTSGSSGTITIKCKDLRVLQLDIPGMEQCLNIAHSIETLSCLDNVSEMYPFFYRPTDLNPQSHRGLSAMETYYGQTKELHERWRLSSVNRAYSVCPSYPPAVIVPNSTDDDVLKRVAKFRQGGRFPVLCYYHRKNGMVIMRSSQPLTGANRKRCKEDELLLQAVIDGSDKGYIIDTRSSQQVQQARITGGGFESKSFYDRWKRLHRQMEKGKALQESLIKLVEACSDESHNMDRWLSKLENSKWLSHVQTALSTAGLLAECVERDGHSALVHGSEGTDCSLLISTLAQLIMDPCCRTLEGFLGLLEREWVEAGHPFQQRCAHSAYSHARLQQESPVFLLLLDCVWQLWRQFPLALGFSEALLLRLATEVYASDYGTFLCNSDQERSALGVKENTYCLFRALLRPTERDIYLNPLYEPTELAIWPSVHPQSLQLWKGFFLRWTQQTRHLEEVQEEIRNMVIEWGKLALS, encoded by the exons ATGGAGTTTTCTGAGCACATCAAGACGGCCAATGTGGAGGATGTTGAGCTCCGACAGCCGCTGCACCCGCCGAGCAGAGGGACCCTGTGCATCACCGGCCACCACCTGCTCTTCTCGGACAGGGAGGAGGGCAGCTCCCGGCAGGTTTTGTTGCTCCTCAGGAACATCGATGCCATCGAGAAAAG GACGTCTGGATCATCAGGAACAATTACCATCAAGTGCAAAGACCTGCGTGTTCTCCAGCTCGACATCCCAGGCATGGAGCAGTGTCTCAACATTGCACATTCCATTGAG ACCCTGTCCTGTCTGGACAATGTGTCGGAGATGTATCCTTTCTTTTACAGACCTACCGACCTCAACCCACAGAGCCACCGGGGCCTCTCAGCAATGGAAACATACTACGGTCAAACAAAGGAGCTT CATGAAAGGTGGAGACTGAGCAGCGTGAACAGAGCCTACTCTGTGTGTCCCTCCTATCCTCCAGCAGTCATTGTCCCAAACAGTACTGATGATGACGTTCTGAAGAGGGTGGCAAAATTTAGACAGGGTGGGCGCTTCCCTGTCTTGTGCTACTACCACAGGAAGAATGGCATG GTTATCATGCGCAGCAGTCAGCCCCTGACGGGAGCAAACAGGAAGCGCTGCAAGGAAGATGAGCTCCTCCTCCAGGCTGTAATTGACGGCTCAGACAAAGGTTACATTATCGACACCCGCTCCAGCCAGCAGGTTCAACAGGCCCGGATAACGGGTGGAGGTTTTGAGTCTAAATCATTCTATGACCGCTGGAAGAGGCTGCACAGACAGATGGAAAA GGGTAAGGCACTCCAGGAGAGTCTGATTAAACTGGTGGAGGCTTGCAGTGATGAGTCCCACAACATGGACCGCTGGCTCAGTAAGCTTGAGAATTCAAAGTGGCTGTCTCACGTCCAGACTGCTCTGTCAACAGCTGGCCTGTTGGCCGAATGTGTGGAAAG GGACGGTCATTCAGCTCTGGTTCATGGCTCTGAGGGCACGGACTGTTCTTTGCTTATCAGCACTCTGGCTCAACTCATTATGGACCCATGTTGTCGCACATTGGAGGGCTTTCTGGGTCTCCTGGAGAGAGAATGGGTAGAG GCAGGACACCCGTTCCAGCAGCGATGTGCCCACTCGGCCTATTCCCATGCCCGTCTCCAGCAGGAGTCTCCGgtcttcctgctgctgctggactgTGTCTGGCAGCTGTGGCGTCAGTTCCCCCTGGCACTGGGTTTCTCTGAGGCGCTGCTCCTGAGACTGGCCACTGAAGTTTATGCCTCTGACTACGGCACTTTTCTGTGTAACAGTGATCAGGAAAG GTCTGCTCTAGGAGTTAAGGAAAATACTTACTGTTTGTTCCGGGCCCTGCTGAGGCCCACAGAAAGAGATATCTACTTAAACCCTCTGTATGAACCCACTGAGCTGGCAATCTGGCCCTCAGTTCACCCTCAGTCCCTGCAGCTCTGGAAAG GTTTTTTTCTGAGGTGGACCCAGCAGACTCGTCACCTTGAAGAGGTTCAGGAGGAAATAAGGAACATGGTCATTGAGTGGGGGAAGTTAGCACTCAGCTGA
- the LOC142366917 gene encoding myotubularin-related protein 9 isoform X1, producing MEFSEHIKTANVEDVELRQPLHPPSRGTLCITGHHLLFSDREEGSSRQVLLLLRNIDAIEKSVENLLGYTSFFSHAGHSERTSGSSGTITIKCKDLRVLQLDIPGMEQCLNIAHSIETLSCLDNVSEMYPFFYRPTDLNPQSHRGLSAMETYYGQTKELHERWRLSSVNRAYSVCPSYPPAVIVPNSTDDDVLKRVAKFRQGGRFPVLCYYHRKNGMVIMRSSQPLTGANRKRCKEDELLLQAVIDGSDKGYIIDTRSSQQVQQARITGGGFESKSFYDRWKRLHRQMEKGKALQESLIKLVEACSDESHNMDRWLSKLENSKWLSHVQTALSTAGLLAECVERDGHSALVHGSEGTDCSLLISTLAQLIMDPCCRTLEGFLGLLEREWVEAGHPFQQRCAHSAYSHARLQQESPVFLLLLDCVWQLWRQFPLALGFSEALLLRLATEVYASDYGTFLCNSDQERSALGVKENTYCLFRALLRPTERDIYLNPLYEPTELAIWPSVHPQSLQLWKGFFLRWTQQTRHLEEVQEEIRNMVIEWGKLALS from the exons ATGGAGTTTTCTGAGCACATCAAGACGGCCAATGTGGAGGATGTTGAGCTCCGACAGCCGCTGCACCCGCCGAGCAGAGGGACCCTGTGCATCACCGGCCACCACCTGCTCTTCTCGGACAGGGAGGAGGGCAGCTCCCGGCAGGTTTTGTTGCTCCTCAGGAACATCGATGCCATCGAGAAAAG CGTGGAAAACCTTTTGGGCTATACCAGCTTCTTCTCTCATGCAGGCCacagtgaaag GACGTCTGGATCATCAGGAACAATTACCATCAAGTGCAAAGACCTGCGTGTTCTCCAGCTCGACATCCCAGGCATGGAGCAGTGTCTCAACATTGCACATTCCATTGAG ACCCTGTCCTGTCTGGACAATGTGTCGGAGATGTATCCTTTCTTTTACAGACCTACCGACCTCAACCCACAGAGCCACCGGGGCCTCTCAGCAATGGAAACATACTACGGTCAAACAAAGGAGCTT CATGAAAGGTGGAGACTGAGCAGCGTGAACAGAGCCTACTCTGTGTGTCCCTCCTATCCTCCAGCAGTCATTGTCCCAAACAGTACTGATGATGACGTTCTGAAGAGGGTGGCAAAATTTAGACAGGGTGGGCGCTTCCCTGTCTTGTGCTACTACCACAGGAAGAATGGCATG GTTATCATGCGCAGCAGTCAGCCCCTGACGGGAGCAAACAGGAAGCGCTGCAAGGAAGATGAGCTCCTCCTCCAGGCTGTAATTGACGGCTCAGACAAAGGTTACATTATCGACACCCGCTCCAGCCAGCAGGTTCAACAGGCCCGGATAACGGGTGGAGGTTTTGAGTCTAAATCATTCTATGACCGCTGGAAGAGGCTGCACAGACAGATGGAAAA GGGTAAGGCACTCCAGGAGAGTCTGATTAAACTGGTGGAGGCTTGCAGTGATGAGTCCCACAACATGGACCGCTGGCTCAGTAAGCTTGAGAATTCAAAGTGGCTGTCTCACGTCCAGACTGCTCTGTCAACAGCTGGCCTGTTGGCCGAATGTGTGGAAAG GGACGGTCATTCAGCTCTGGTTCATGGCTCTGAGGGCACGGACTGTTCTTTGCTTATCAGCACTCTGGCTCAACTCATTATGGACCCATGTTGTCGCACATTGGAGGGCTTTCTGGGTCTCCTGGAGAGAGAATGGGTAGAG GCAGGACACCCGTTCCAGCAGCGATGTGCCCACTCGGCCTATTCCCATGCCCGTCTCCAGCAGGAGTCTCCGgtcttcctgctgctgctggactgTGTCTGGCAGCTGTGGCGTCAGTTCCCCCTGGCACTGGGTTTCTCTGAGGCGCTGCTCCTGAGACTGGCCACTGAAGTTTATGCCTCTGACTACGGCACTTTTCTGTGTAACAGTGATCAGGAAAG GTCTGCTCTAGGAGTTAAGGAAAATACTTACTGTTTGTTCCGGGCCCTGCTGAGGCCCACAGAAAGAGATATCTACTTAAACCCTCTGTATGAACCCACTGAGCTGGCAATCTGGCCCTCAGTTCACCCTCAGTCCCTGCAGCTCTGGAAAG GTTTTTTTCTGAGGTGGACCCAGCAGACTCGTCACCTTGAAGAGGTTCAGGAGGAAATAAGGAACATGGTCATTGAGTGGGGGAAGTTAGCACTCAGCTGA